The proteins below come from a single Mesobacillus jeotgali genomic window:
- a CDS encoding LTA synthase family protein, whose amino-acid sequence MGTNKNKSVSFVLIAIVLLWLKTYTVYKFNFDIDIENKMQEFILFINPLSFLMFALGLGIFMAGRKQKIFVVATSFITSFILYANVVYYKEFSDFITIPLLTQTSNMGDLKSSVGELIGWTDIIYFADALLILALAFVKTPKISFKKYKSVYAAAFYFSAIGLAFFNLGLSESERPELLTRTFDREILVKNIGTYNHHIYDAYLQTKTTAQRAMADGNQLTEIENYTRAQYTEPSKEMFGAAKGKNLIVISMESTQNFVIGQKVNGQEITPFLNEFIKDSYYFDNFYHQTAQGKTSDSEFLLENSLYPLGRGAVFFTHSGNQYMSLAERLKENSYYTAKLHANNKSFWNRDVMYNNFGYDRFYSLPDYVVNEENSVGWGMKDIEFFDQSVEHLKAMPKPFFAKFITLTNHFPFELDEEDKFIDEYDSNSGTLNRYFPTVRYTDEAFKLFIEDLKAEGLYEDSIIVIYGDHYGISENHNKAMEQYLGKEITPFVSTQLQRVPMIIHIPGHEGKTISTVTGQIDLRPTLLNLAGIDTKQDIQFGADMFSEKQDNFVVLRDGSFITEDVVYTKGVCYDKATGEPTDGASCEPYIEHAKNELSYSDQIIYGDLLRFYEKDEE is encoded by the coding sequence ATGGGGACTAATAAGAACAAGTCCGTAAGTTTCGTCTTGATTGCCATTGTTCTATTATGGCTTAAAACCTACACCGTTTATAAGTTCAATTTTGATATAGATATTGAAAATAAAATGCAGGAATTCATCCTGTTCATTAATCCATTGAGCTTCCTTATGTTCGCTTTAGGACTTGGGATCTTCATGGCCGGCAGGAAGCAAAAAATCTTCGTTGTCGCAACAAGCTTCATCACTTCCTTTATTCTTTACGCCAATGTTGTTTACTATAAGGAATTCAGTGATTTCATCACGATTCCGCTTTTGACACAGACAAGCAATATGGGCGATTTAAAGAGCAGTGTCGGGGAATTGATCGGCTGGACTGATATCATTTATTTTGCGGATGCATTATTGATTTTAGCCCTGGCTTTTGTTAAAACACCAAAGATTTCTTTTAAAAAGTATAAAAGCGTTTATGCAGCTGCCTTTTACTTCAGTGCGATCGGCCTTGCCTTTTTCAACCTTGGGCTTTCTGAGTCGGAGCGTCCTGAATTGCTGACTCGTACGTTTGACAGGGAGATTCTTGTTAAGAATATCGGTACGTACAATCACCATATTTATGATGCGTACCTGCAAACAAAGACAACTGCACAAAGAGCCATGGCAGATGGCAACCAGCTGACCGAAATCGAGAACTACACTCGCGCTCAATACACAGAACCATCGAAAGAAATGTTCGGCGCGGCAAAGGGCAAGAACCTCATTGTGATTTCAATGGAATCTACCCAGAATTTTGTCATCGGACAGAAGGTGAATGGCCAGGAAATCACGCCATTCCTGAATGAGTTCATTAAAGACAGCTATTACTTTGATAACTTTTACCATCAGACAGCACAAGGTAAAACATCTGATTCGGAGTTTCTATTGGAAAACTCTTTATATCCGCTTGGGCGTGGAGCAGTATTCTTCACCCATTCAGGGAATCAGTACATGTCACTTGCTGAAAGGCTGAAGGAAAACTCTTATTACACTGCGAAGCTTCATGCGAACAACAAGAGCTTCTGGAATCGTGACGTTATGTACAACAACTTCGGCTATGACCGTTTCTACTCATTGCCGGATTATGTAGTGAACGAGGAAAACTCTGTTGGCTGGGGTATGAAGGACATCGAGTTCTTTGACCAGTCAGTTGAACATTTAAAAGCAATGCCTAAACCGTTCTTTGCGAAGTTCATCACGCTGACAAACCACTTCCCATTCGAATTGGATGAAGAAGATAAATTCATCGATGAATATGACTCAAACAGCGGTACCTTGAACCGTTACTTCCCAACTGTCCGTTATACGGATGAAGCATTCAAGCTTTTCATCGAGGATTTAAAGGCTGAGGGACTTTACGAGGATTCAATCATCGTCATCTACGGTGATCACTACGGTATTTCTGAGAACCATAACAAGGCAATGGAGCAGTACCTTGGCAAGGAAATCACACCGTTTGTATCAACACAGCTTCAGCGTGTGCCAATGATCATTCACATTCCGGGTCACGAAGGCAAGACCATTTCAACTGTAACTGGTCAAATCGACCTTCGCCCAACATTGCTGAATCTTGCTGGAATTGATACAAAACAAGATATCCAGTTTGGTGCAGACATGTTCTCTGAAAAGCAGGATAACTTTGTTGTCCTAAGAGACGGAAGCTTCATTACCGAAGATGTAGTCTACACGAAAGGCGTCTGCTACGATAAAGCCACAGGAGAGCCGACAGACGGTGCAAGCTGTGAACCTTATATCGAGCATGCCAAGAACGAACTGAGCTACTCAGACCAGATTATTTACGGAGATTTGCTTCGTTTTTATGAAAAAGATGAGGAATAA
- a CDS encoding methyl-accepting chemotaxis protein — MQIRMEKKSTQVFEQDAVLAAIERSLAMIEFDSDGKVLWANENFAETMGYVVEEMPGLLHKQFCTAEFAGSKTYTELWRNLRNGKSFQEKIQRVTKRGKLLWLEATYTPVYDSFGRVAGVVKVATDITERELTATRLAQQLQQMSEDLSERAEMGITRSEEAAMAASKLVEESKENSEILVSLQSQAKSIGSIVQTIREIAAQTNLLALNAAIEAARAGEHGRGFNVVAGEVRKLATRVQHSIQEVNEHIEGIAGEITKINEATLRSQNGITNNQTLNEQAVAAFKEIGSAARELDQQAKTFKDIL, encoded by the coding sequence ATGCAGATTAGAATGGAAAAGAAGAGCACACAGGTTTTTGAGCAAGACGCCGTCCTGGCAGCCATCGAAAGGTCATTGGCCATGATCGAGTTTGATTCCGATGGAAAAGTGCTCTGGGCGAATGAGAATTTTGCGGAGACAATGGGCTATGTAGTGGAAGAAATGCCAGGACTATTGCATAAACAGTTTTGTACAGCAGAGTTCGCAGGAAGCAAAACCTATACAGAATTATGGAGAAACCTGCGCAACGGAAAAAGCTTTCAGGAAAAAATACAGCGAGTCACGAAGAGGGGCAAACTCCTCTGGCTTGAGGCTACCTATACACCGGTTTACGATTCCTTTGGCAGAGTTGCAGGTGTGGTCAAGGTGGCTACTGACATAACTGAGCGTGAATTGACTGCGACAAGACTTGCACAGCAGCTTCAGCAAATGTCAGAAGACCTGAGCGAACGGGCGGAAATGGGCATTACAAGAAGTGAAGAAGCAGCCATGGCGGCCAGCAAGCTTGTTGAGGAGTCAAAAGAAAATTCCGAAATTCTTGTATCGCTCCAATCACAGGCCAAATCGATCGGCAGCATCGTTCAGACTATCCGCGAAATTGCTGCACAAACCAACCTGCTTGCCCTGAACGCAGCCATTGAAGCCGCAAGAGCCGGGGAACATGGAAGAGGCTTTAATGTCGTTGCAGGCGAAGTCAGGAAGCTCGCCACACGTGTCCAGCATTCGATCCAGGAAGTCAATGAACACATCGAAGGAATAGCAGGTGAAATCACCAAAATCAACGAAGCCACCCTGCGTTCGCAAAATGGAATCACCAACAACCAGACACTCAATGAACAAGCGGTAGCTGCCTTCAAAGAAATCGGCAGTGCTGCCCGCGAATTGGACCAGCAGGCAAAGACATTCAAGGACATATTGTAA
- a CDS encoding glycerol-3-phosphate responsive antiterminator: MLLNQKILPASSNMKEFEQFLESPFEIGVILEVHIAQLKNINAMAKRYGKKMIYHVDMIQGLKSDDYSTEYLCQEYKPYGLISTKSSVILKAKQKGVLAVQRVFLIDSHALEKSYKLIEKTRPDYIEVLPGAMPWMIKEVKERVNIPIFAGGLIRTSEEVENALEAGAAAITTSKRELWEIKQFQESDT; encoded by the coding sequence ATTCTTTTGAATCAAAAAATCTTGCCTGCCTCTTCGAATATGAAGGAGTTTGAGCAGTTTCTCGAAAGCCCTTTTGAAATTGGCGTCATTCTGGAAGTACATATCGCTCAATTGAAAAATATCAATGCGATGGCCAAGCGCTATGGCAAAAAAATGATCTATCATGTGGATATGATTCAGGGGTTGAAAAGTGATGATTATTCGACCGAATATCTATGCCAGGAATACAAACCGTATGGCCTGATTTCCACAAAGTCGAGTGTCATTTTAAAAGCGAAGCAAAAAGGCGTGCTCGCTGTGCAAAGAGTATTCCTTATTGATTCCCATGCACTCGAAAAAAGCTATAAACTCATTGAGAAAACACGCCCTGATTATATTGAAGTTTTACCGGGAGCGATGCCATGGATGATCAAGGAAGTCAAGGAACGAGTGAACATCCCGATTTTTGCAGGCGGCCTGATCAGGACCTCTGAGGAAGTAGAAAACGCCCTCGAAGCTGGCGCTGCAGCGATCACTACATCGAAAAGGGAATTATGGGAAATTAAGCAATTTCAAGAATCAGACACATGA
- the rnjA gene encoding ribonuclease J1: METKLKKDLKIFALGGLGEIGKNTYVIEYKNEMVLVDCGIKFPDNELFGIDYVLADYTYLKQNQDKLVGIFVTHGHEDHIGGLPFLLQDVKAPIYGGDFAVELIKSKLQEHKIKGVKFHQINNDTVVEFQNIKVRFFRTTHSIADSFGVVVTTPEGNIVHTGDFKFDLTPVGAGTDFQKIAEISSEGVLCLLSDSTNSEQPGFSVSERRVGEAIEDIFQTVDGRVIFATFASNIDRVQQVVKSSLKYNRKIAIVGRSMEKTFEIGRRLGYITAPDEAFVSINEIGQVPSHQLTIICTGSQGEPMAALARIANGTHRQISVIPGDTIVFSSSPIPGNTISVNRVIDKLHRIGADVIHHKISEVHTSGHGKQEEQKLMIKLLNPKFFIPIHGEYRMLDQHVKLAEQCGIPRENSFILDNGDVLELSADGGQLGGKVPAQPVYVDGSGIGDIGHIVLKDRRVLSQDGLVIVTMMIDREKKQLVNKPTVVTRGFVYVRESGDLMKNVEELIKDKIVTELAGGTKDWSSIKKAVIDVVNPFLYSQTGRRPMILPIIMEV; the protein is encoded by the coding sequence ATGGAAACGAAATTGAAAAAGGATCTTAAGATTTTCGCTTTGGGCGGTCTTGGTGAGATCGGAAAAAATACGTATGTAATCGAATACAAAAACGAAATGGTGCTGGTGGACTGCGGAATCAAGTTTCCGGATAATGAGTTATTTGGGATTGATTATGTGCTTGCGGATTACACCTATTTGAAGCAAAACCAGGACAAGCTGGTCGGGATTTTCGTCACTCACGGCCATGAAGACCATATTGGCGGTCTGCCGTTTTTGCTGCAGGATGTAAAGGCGCCGATTTATGGAGGCGATTTTGCAGTTGAGCTGATTAAGTCCAAGCTACAGGAGCACAAGATTAAGGGTGTGAAATTCCACCAAATCAACAATGATACAGTTGTGGAATTCCAGAATATCAAGGTGCGCTTTTTCAGGACGACGCACAGTATCGCCGATTCATTCGGCGTTGTGGTGACGACTCCGGAAGGAAATATTGTCCACACTGGTGACTTCAAATTTGACCTGACGCCGGTTGGCGCGGGCACTGATTTCCAGAAAATCGCTGAAATCAGCAGTGAAGGAGTGCTATGTCTGTTATCTGACAGCACGAACAGTGAGCAGCCAGGTTTTTCGGTATCTGAAAGACGAGTTGGGGAAGCAATCGAGGATATTTTCCAGACAGTGGATGGCCGCGTCATTTTCGCAACCTTTGCATCAAATATTGACCGGGTACAGCAGGTTGTGAAGTCATCCCTTAAGTATAATCGAAAAATAGCTATTGTTGGCCGAAGCATGGAGAAGACGTTTGAGATCGGTCGCAGGCTGGGTTATATCACGGCGCCGGATGAGGCATTCGTCAGCATCAATGAAATTGGGCAGGTTCCAAGCCATCAGCTAACAATCATCTGTACGGGAAGCCAAGGTGAGCCGATGGCAGCCCTTGCGCGGATTGCGAATGGTACGCACAGACAAATCTCCGTCATACCTGGAGATACGATTGTCTTTTCATCATCACCGATTCCTGGCAACACAATCAGCGTAAACCGCGTGATTGATAAGCTGCACCGAATCGGGGCGGATGTCATCCATCATAAAATCAGTGAGGTCCATACTTCAGGACATGGCAAGCAGGAAGAGCAGAAGCTGATGATCAAGCTGCTCAATCCTAAGTTTTTCATTCCGATTCATGGTGAATATCGTATGCTGGACCAGCATGTCAAATTAGCTGAGCAATGCGGAATTCCTCGTGAAAACTCCTTTATTTTAGATAACGGAGATGTCCTGGAACTGTCTGCTGATGGTGGCCAGCTTGGCGGAAAAGTGCCAGCACAGCCAGTATATGTCGATGGCAGCGGTATTGGGGATATTGGACATATCGTGTTAAAAGACAGAAGAGTGCTCTCCCAGGACGGCCTTGTGATCGTCACCATGATGATCGATCGCGAGAAGAAGCAGCTTGTCAACAAGCCGACAGTTGTAACAAGAGGCTTCGTTTACGTCAGGGAATCAGGCGACTTAATGAAAAATGTAGAAGAACTGATTAAGGATAAAATTGTAACGGAATTGGCTGGAGGCACGAAGGACTGGTCAAGCATCAAGAAGGCGGTCATTGACGTCGTCAACCCATTCCTATACAGCCAGACAGGCAGAAGACCAATGATATTGCCGATCATAATGGAAGTCTAA
- a CDS encoding glycerol-3-phosphate dehydrogenase/oxidase has protein sequence MRFSNLDRKNIVSQLKNETFDVLVIGGGITGAGIAADAATRGMKIALLEMQDFAAGTSSRSTKLVHGGLRYLKQFEVKMVAEVGKERAIVYENGPHVTTPEWMLLPFHKGGTFGSFSTSIGLRVYDFLAGVKPSERRKMFSAAETLAKEPLVKKDGLKGGGYYVEYRTDDARLTIEVMKQAVDKGATPLNYSKVKNLIYKNGIVSGALVQDLLTGEEYVVHAKKVVNATGPWVDGIREMDDSKKGKTLKLSKGVHIVIDQSRFPLMQAIYFDTPDGRMVFAIPRDGKTYVGTTDTFYNEDPINPGMTEEDRSYLLKAIHYMFPDVNVTEKDVESSWAGIRPLIHEEGKAPSEISRKDEIWESESKLITIAGGKLTGYRKMAETIVDLLAEKFAKEDGLSFPGCQTKNLPISGGDVGGSANLDSFVEKQLEEGVKAGFTKEEARRLACQYGSNTPIVFQLASDHKQEADQYGLPLELFAKLVYGIHYEAAATPVDFFNRRTGAILFDIHLVHNFKENVINFMRDQFSWSEQHTEAFTLELEGALNEAVIPVK, from the coding sequence ATGAGATTTTCAAATCTCGATCGTAAAAATATAGTATCGCAGCTTAAAAACGAGACATTTGATGTACTTGTCATTGGCGGCGGCATTACCGGTGCCGGGATCGCAGCGGATGCTGCAACAAGAGGAATGAAAATCGCCTTATTGGAAATGCAGGATTTTGCGGCAGGCACTTCAAGCCGTTCTACCAAGCTGGTCCATGGCGGTCTGCGTTATCTAAAACAATTTGAAGTGAAAATGGTGGCTGAAGTCGGCAAGGAACGAGCGATTGTGTATGAAAATGGCCCGCATGTCACGACACCGGAATGGATGCTTCTCCCCTTCCATAAAGGCGGAACATTCGGCAGCTTCAGTACCTCCATCGGCCTGAGGGTGTATGACTTTTTAGCAGGCGTCAAACCATCGGAGCGCCGGAAAATGTTCAGCGCAGCTGAAACATTGGCAAAGGAACCGCTTGTGAAAAAAGACGGATTGAAGGGTGGCGGCTATTATGTGGAATACCGCACCGATGACGCCCGCCTGACCATCGAGGTCATGAAACAGGCTGTGGATAAAGGCGCAACGCCATTGAACTATTCTAAAGTTAAAAACCTTATTTATAAAAATGGAATTGTTTCAGGAGCCCTTGTACAGGATCTTTTAACAGGTGAGGAATACGTGGTCCATGCAAAAAAAGTGGTCAATGCAACTGGCCCTTGGGTTGATGGCATCCGTGAGATGGATGATTCGAAAAAAGGAAAAACCCTGAAGCTTTCAAAAGGTGTCCATATCGTGATCGATCAATCACGCTTCCCGCTCATGCAGGCGATTTATTTCGATACTCCTGACGGCAGGATGGTCTTCGCGATTCCGCGCGACGGCAAAACCTATGTCGGCACGACCGATACTTTTTACAATGAAGATCCAATCAATCCGGGCATGACGGAGGAAGACAGAAGCTATCTGCTTAAAGCGATTCATTATATGTTCCCGGACGTCAATGTCACAGAAAAAGATGTAGAATCCAGCTGGGCAGGCATAAGGCCGCTAATTCATGAGGAAGGGAAAGCACCTTCTGAAATCTCCAGGAAAGATGAAATCTGGGAGTCTGAATCAAAACTAATCACCATCGCCGGCGGGAAACTGACTGGCTACCGTAAAATGGCGGAAACGATTGTCGACCTTCTTGCCGAGAAATTCGCTAAAGAAGATGGACTCAGCTTCCCTGGCTGCCAGACGAAGAACCTGCCGATTTCAGGTGGAGATGTCGGCGGTTCTGCAAACCTTGACTCTTTTGTGGAAAAACAGCTTGAAGAAGGCGTGAAAGCTGGGTTCACAAAAGAAGAAGCCCGTCGTCTTGCCTGCCAATATGGTTCGAACACCCCGATTGTGTTCCAGCTTGCATCTGACCACAAGCAAGAAGCAGATCAATACGGCCTGCCATTGGAATTGTTCGCAAAGTTAGTTTACGGAATCCATTATGAAGCAGCAGCCACACCGGTCGACTTCTTCAACAGACGTACAGGAGCGATTTTATTTGATATCCACCTTGTGCATAACTTCAAGGAAAATGTTATTAACTTCATGCGTGACCAATTCAGCTGGAGTGAACAGCATACTGAAGCCTTTACTTTGGAACTTGAAGGGGCTTTAAATGAAGCAGTCATTCCCGTAAAATAA